In Edaphobacter paludis, a single window of DNA contains:
- a CDS encoding L-ribulose-5-phosphate 4-epimerase, producing the protein MLLEELRKSVLEANLELVRRGLVLYTFGNASGVDREQGLVVIKPSGVDYDELRPEHMVVTDLEGKIVEGKLRPSSDLDTHTLLYREFADIGAVVHTHSEYATSFAQAGMAIPALGTTHADYFYGPVPVTEELTDEAIGGRYVHETGLAIVNRFKGIDPLAVPACLVAGHAPFVWGRTPHDAAHNAVVLEAVARMAYRTLTLEAQCKGVSQALLDRHYFRKHGASATYGQSC; encoded by the coding sequence ATGTTGCTTGAAGAATTGCGGAAGTCGGTGCTTGAGGCCAATCTTGAACTGGTTCGGCGGGGGCTTGTCCTTTATACGTTTGGTAACGCCAGCGGCGTCGACCGGGAGCAGGGACTGGTGGTTATCAAGCCCTCCGGCGTTGATTATGATGAGCTTCGGCCAGAGCATATGGTGGTGACCGATCTGGAGGGCAAGATCGTCGAGGGCAAGCTGCGGCCATCCTCCGATCTCGATACGCATACGCTGCTTTACAGGGAATTCGCCGATATCGGCGCAGTCGTGCATACGCACTCGGAGTATGCGACGAGCTTTGCGCAGGCGGGAATGGCGATTCCCGCACTGGGAACAACGCATGCTGACTACTTTTACGGCCCGGTTCCGGTGACGGAAGAGCTTACCGACGAGGCCATCGGCGGGCGGTATGTACATGAAACGGGGCTGGCGATCGTCAATCGCTTCAAGGGAATCGATCCTCTGGCCGTGCCAGCCTGTTTAGTGGCGGGTCACGCTCCCTTCGTTTGGGGAAGGACTCCGCATGATGCCGCGCATAATGCAGTGGTGCTGGAGGCAGTGGCGCGGATGGCTTATCGCACATTGACTTTGGAGGCACAGTGCAAGGGTGTGTCGCAGGCGCTGCTGGATCGCCACTATTTCAGGAAGCATGGGGCTTCAGCTACCTATGGGCAATCCTGCTGA